Proteins encoded together in one Mycobacterium noviomagense window:
- a CDS encoding DUF5134 domain-containing protein yields the protein MFEAVFDNAMSQSLIDGLALPLAVTVLFGASFATHVYILVAQDGPWTSTVERLLHIVMCAAMVVMAWPVGMELAPLGPIIFFLAATVWFMLVAALVFSGTAERLINGYHAIMMAAVAWLYAVMNGGLPGQHSHSPDHTMSSAPGVQMPGMNMSLSETAQPVWVTTVNWIATVGYATAAVYWLYRYFAQRKTNPALQRANLADLGLPCQAFMAAGMAVMFGAML from the coding sequence ATGTTCGAGGCGGTTTTCGATAATGCGATGTCTCAATCCTTGATCGACGGCCTCGCGCTGCCATTGGCGGTTACCGTCCTCTTCGGCGCCAGCTTCGCGACACACGTGTATATCCTTGTCGCGCAAGACGGTCCATGGACATCCACGGTCGAGCGCTTGTTGCACATAGTGATGTGCGCAGCGATGGTTGTAATGGCTTGGCCCGTCGGGATGGAACTCGCGCCACTTGGGCCGATAATCTTCTTCCTCGCCGCAACGGTCTGGTTCATGCTGGTGGCTGCCCTCGTATTTTCCGGCACCGCGGAGCGACTGATCAACGGGTACCACGCCATAATGATGGCGGCGGTGGCTTGGCTGTACGCGGTCATGAACGGAGGCCTGCCGGGCCAGCACAGTCATTCTCCTGACCACACGATGTCGAGCGCGCCGGGCGTGCAGATGCCCGGTATGAACATGTCCTTGTCCGAGACAGCCCAACCGGTGTGGGTCACCACGGTCAACTGGATTGCGACCGTCGGATACGCAACTGCGGCGGTGTATTGGCTGTACCGGTATTTCGCTCAGCGTAAAACCAACCCGGCCTTGCAACGCGCTAATCTCGCGGATCTAGGCCTGCCATGTCAGGCGTTCATGGCCGCCGGTATGGCCGTCATGTTCGGCGCAATGCTGTAG
- a CDS encoding heavy metal translocating P-type ATPase produces the protein MRVHTNGFRIDGVRSAAIEEAVGKLTGVRAVRVYPRTASVVIRYSPAVCDTAAILSAISDAEHTPAASVPARAPGSTDTGSGGIVGKVIGGIGQALLGLGRDVPDHPPEIERLRDALASLGCHVKPVTPGQSSPGDANRRERRRWLRRVWLAWPLGLVVFGATTFFGGYPWARWLAFAATVPVQFGAGWPFLKGAAERARKLTANMDTLIALGTLTAFTYSTFQLFTGGPLFLDTSALIIAAVVLGRYFEARAHGKAREAISKLLEMGAKEATLLVDGQELLVPVDQVQVGDLVRVRPGEKIPVDGEVIDGRAAVDESMLTGESVPVEKAAGDHVAGATVNVDGMLTVRATAVGADTALAQIVRLVEQAQGGKAPVQRVADRVSAVFVPAVIGFAIMTFAGWTLIAGNPVAGMTAAVAVLIIACPCALGLATPTAIMVGTGRGADLGILIKGGEVLEASKKIDTVVFDKTGTLTRAQMQLTDVIAGKRRHPDLLLGIAAAAESGSEHPIGAAIVAGARERGLEIPAATAFTNLAGYGVRAEVEGWPVFVGRRKLVDEHDLGLPDHLAAAAAELEDQGRTAVFVARDGQVVGVLAVADTVKDDARDVVRQLHAMGLQVAVITGDNARTAAAIAKQVGIERVLAEVLPQDKVTEVRRLQDEGRVVAMVGDGVNDAPALVQADLGIAIGTGTDVAIEASDITLMSDRLDGVVHAIQLSRRTLRTIHQNLGWAFGYNTAAIPLAALGVLNPVIGGAVMGFSSVSVVTNSLRLRRFGRHVRGGFR, from the coding sequence ATGCGTGTGCACACCAACGGGTTTCGTATCGACGGGGTCCGCTCCGCCGCGATCGAGGAGGCGGTCGGCAAGCTGACCGGTGTGCGCGCCGTGCGTGTCTATCCGCGAACGGCATCCGTTGTCATCAGGTATTCGCCCGCGGTCTGCGACACCGCTGCCATCTTGTCGGCGATCAGCGATGCAGAGCACACCCCTGCCGCGTCGGTGCCCGCGCGTGCCCCGGGCTCGACCGATACCGGCAGCGGCGGCATCGTGGGTAAAGTCATCGGCGGGATAGGGCAAGCGCTGCTAGGTCTAGGCCGTGACGTCCCAGACCATCCGCCGGAGATCGAGAGGCTGCGGGATGCACTCGCCAGTCTTGGCTGCCACGTCAAACCGGTAACCCCCGGCCAGTCGTCCCCGGGCGATGCAAATAGACGCGAGCGACGAAGGTGGCTGCGGCGGGTGTGGCTGGCCTGGCCGCTCGGGCTTGTGGTGTTTGGCGCGACAACGTTTTTCGGCGGTTATCCGTGGGCACGCTGGTTGGCCTTCGCTGCGACGGTGCCGGTGCAATTCGGTGCTGGCTGGCCATTTCTGAAGGGGGCCGCAGAGCGAGCGCGGAAGTTGACCGCGAATATGGACACGCTTATCGCCCTGGGCACGTTGACTGCCTTCACCTACTCCACGTTCCAGTTGTTCACCGGTGGACCGCTGTTCCTCGACACCTCCGCATTGATCATCGCGGCCGTGGTGCTGGGCCGCTATTTCGAGGCCCGAGCCCACGGCAAGGCACGGGAGGCGATCAGCAAGCTGCTGGAGATGGGCGCCAAGGAAGCGACGCTCCTCGTCGACGGCCAAGAGCTTCTAGTCCCGGTCGACCAGGTTCAAGTCGGCGATCTGGTGCGGGTGCGGCCTGGCGAGAAGATCCCAGTCGACGGCGAGGTCATCGACGGCCGCGCTGCCGTCGATGAGTCGATGCTGACAGGCGAGTCCGTCCCGGTCGAGAAAGCGGCGGGTGACCATGTCGCGGGGGCAACAGTCAACGTCGATGGGATGCTGACCGTGCGCGCCACCGCTGTCGGGGCAGACACCGCGCTGGCTCAGATTGTGCGCCTGGTGGAGCAGGCACAGGGCGGCAAGGCCCCGGTACAGCGTGTGGCGGACCGGGTCTCGGCGGTGTTCGTGCCGGCTGTCATCGGGTTTGCGATCATGACATTCGCGGGGTGGACGTTAATCGCAGGCAACCCGGTCGCCGGCATGACCGCGGCGGTGGCGGTGCTGATAATCGCGTGCCCGTGTGCACTCGGCCTGGCCACCCCCACGGCGATCATGGTCGGCACCGGCCGCGGCGCAGACCTGGGGATCCTGATCAAGGGCGGCGAGGTGCTGGAGGCCTCGAAGAAGATCGACACCGTGGTGTTCGACAAGACCGGCACTCTCACCCGCGCCCAGATGCAGCTCACCGATGTTATTGCCGGCAAGCGGCGCCATCCCGATCTGCTGCTGGGCATTGCCGCCGCGGCCGAGTCGGGCTCCGAACATCCCATCGGCGCGGCGATCGTCGCCGGTGCGCGCGAGCGGGGATTGGAGATTCCGGCCGCCACAGCGTTCACGAACCTTGCCGGGTACGGGGTGCGGGCCGAGGTGGAGGGCTGGCCCGTGTTCGTTGGGCGGCGCAAGCTAGTCGACGAGCATGATTTGGGTCTGCCTGACCACCTCGCTGCCGCGGCCGCGGAGCTGGAAGACCAAGGCCGCACCGCGGTGTTCGTCGCCCGGGATGGCCAGGTCGTGGGTGTGCTCGCAGTGGCTGACACGGTCAAGGACGACGCCCGCGACGTGGTCCGTCAGCTGCACGCCATGGGGCTGCAGGTTGCCGTGATCACTGGGGACAATGCCCGCACGGCTGCCGCCATCGCCAAGCAAGTCGGGATCGAGCGAGTGCTGGCCGAGGTGTTGCCGCAGGACAAGGTAACCGAGGTTCGGCGACTGCAGGACGAGGGCCGAGTGGTCGCAATGGTGGGCGATGGCGTCAACGACGCGCCGGCCCTCGTACAAGCCGATCTTGGCATTGCGATCGGCACCGGTACCGATGTGGCGATCGAGGCCTCCGATATCACGCTGATGTCGGACCGCCTCGACGGTGTCGTGCATGCCATCCAGCTATCGAGGCGCACCCTACGCACGATCCATCAGAACCTTGGCTGGGCTTTCGGCTATAACACCGCCGCGATCCCACTTGCTGCGCTCGGCGTGCTGAACCCCGTCATCGGAGGCGCGGTGATGGGGTTCTCGTCGGTCAGCGTGGTGACTAACTCGCTGCGGCTGCGCCGGTTTGGCCGGCATGTTCGAGGCGGTTTTCGATAA
- a CDS encoding DUF1490 family protein produces the protein MAWHGLVGKAAPKVVPHLVAFAAYEALHRVVAKVPWREATVSALACGVRGVRKAEVSTERARLTAADMFAEAIERSGEGVPPSAAAEEKVSPRKRAAKAKTTDADR, from the coding sequence ATGGCTTGGCATGGACTCGTGGGGAAGGCGGCGCCCAAGGTGGTGCCCCACCTGGTGGCTTTTGCGGCGTATGAGGCGCTACACCGGGTGGTGGCGAAGGTTCCGTGGCGGGAGGCGACGGTTAGCGCTCTCGCCTGTGGTGTCCGCGGTGTCCGCAAGGCCGAAGTGAGCACCGAGCGGGCTCGACTGACGGCCGCCGACATGTTCGCCGAGGCGATAGAGCGCAGCGGGGAGGGAGTTCCACCGTCAGCGGCGGCGGAGGAGAAGGTTTCACCCCGGAAGCGTGCTGCGAAGGCGAAGACCACCGATGCTGACCGTTGA
- a CDS encoding heavy metal-responsive transcriptional regulator has translation MTHTVGDAAKAVGVSAKAIRIWEAKGLLPPAARTRAGYRLYTDDDIAILRFILRARTLGLTLSEIKVILDLHRHGTAPCEQVTALLDKHIRDIDRTIADLRALRTTLAAALQSARSDQRRGEAATICRIIES, from the coding sequence GTGACGCACACCGTCGGTGACGCCGCCAAAGCCGTCGGCGTCTCAGCCAAGGCCATCCGAATCTGGGAAGCCAAAGGGCTGCTCCCGCCGGCTGCGCGCACCCGAGCCGGCTACCGGCTATATACCGACGACGACATCGCGATCCTGCGTTTCATTCTGCGTGCCCGAACCCTCGGCTTGACGCTATCGGAGATCAAAGTCATCCTCGACTTGCATCGCCACGGCACGGCGCCCTGCGAGCAGGTCACTGCGCTGCTAGACAAGCACATTCGCGACATCGACCGCACCATCGCCGACTTGCGCGCCCTACGCACTACCCTGGCCGCTGCCCTACAGTCAGCCCGCAGTGATCAACGTCGCGGAGAGGCGGCCACGATCTGCCGCATCATTGAATCTTGA
- a CDS encoding haloalkane dehalogenase, with translation MQTLRTPDERFADIPEFPYAPRYSDIAGGDGGQLRVAWVQDGPDDADPVLMLHGEPSWSFLYRKMIPVLSAAGYRVVCPDLVGFGRSDKPAQREDHTYARHVEWMRALAFDVLDLQRVTLVGQDWGGLIGLRLAAEHPERFSRLVVANTGLPTGDHPMPEIWWKFRETIQTKPSLDIGGFIQSGCRRPLSDAARAAYNAPFPDDTYCAGPRAMPGLVPTAPDDPATPANRSAWQKLSGSPTPMLVAFSDGDPITGAMAPIFKREMRGAQGIDHPVVRDAGHFLQEDAGEELADYIVEFLRS, from the coding sequence ATGCAGACATTGCGAACGCCCGACGAGCGGTTTGCCGATATTCCTGAATTCCCTTACGCACCAAGGTATTCCGACATCGCAGGCGGTGACGGCGGGCAGCTGCGGGTGGCCTGGGTTCAAGACGGCCCGGACGACGCTGATCCCGTGCTCATGCTGCACGGCGAACCGTCGTGGTCGTTCCTGTACCGCAAAATGATCCCAGTCCTGTCCGCCGCCGGGTATCGCGTGGTGTGCCCGGACCTCGTCGGCTTCGGTCGCTCAGACAAGCCGGCCCAGCGCGAAGACCACACCTACGCGCGTCACGTCGAGTGGATGCGGGCGCTGGCGTTTGACGTCTTGGACCTGCAACGTGTGACGCTGGTCGGGCAAGACTGGGGCGGGCTGATCGGATTGCGGCTGGCCGCCGAGCATCCGGAACGGTTCAGCCGACTGGTCGTCGCCAACACGGGACTGCCAACCGGGGACCACCCGATGCCCGAGATCTGGTGGAAGTTCCGGGAGACCATCCAGACCAAGCCGTCGCTGGACATCGGCGGCTTCATACAGTCGGGTTGTCGACGCCCGCTCAGCGACGCGGCACGCGCGGCCTACAACGCTCCATTTCCCGACGACACCTACTGCGCCGGCCCGCGTGCCATGCCGGGCCTGGTCCCGACCGCGCCCGATGACCCCGCGACACCGGCTAACCGGTCGGCGTGGCAAAAGCTCTCTGGGAGTCCGACACCGATGCTGGTCGCATTCAGCGACGGCGACCCGATAACGGGCGCTATGGCGCCGATCTTCAAACGTGAAATGCGCGGCGCGCAGGGCATCGACCATCCCGTCGTGCGCGACGCCGGGCATTTCCTGCAAGAAGACGCCGGTGAAGAACTGGCCGACTACATCGTGGAGTTCTTACGCAGCTGA
- a CDS encoding NUDIX domain-containing protein — protein MPKLSAGLLLYRVQDGVVEVLIAHPGGPFWAKKDDAAWSIPKGEYVEGDDPWVVAQREFVEEISLDPPAAPRVELGTLKQPSGKVVIVFAVQGDLDITDARSNTFQLEWPRGSGVVREFPEVDRVGWFPVAHARNKLLKGQRPFLDRLMAHPSLAGLREDR, from the coding sequence GTGCCGAAACTCAGCGCAGGCCTGCTGCTCTATCGCGTGCAGGACGGCGTCGTCGAAGTTCTGATCGCCCACCCGGGCGGACCGTTTTGGGCCAAGAAGGACGACGCGGCATGGTCAATCCCCAAGGGCGAGTATGTCGAAGGTGACGATCCCTGGGTCGTCGCTCAGCGCGAGTTCGTCGAGGAAATCAGCCTTGATCCGCCTGCTGCGCCACGGGTCGAATTGGGAACGCTGAAGCAGCCCAGCGGCAAAGTGGTGATCGTGTTCGCCGTCCAGGGCGATCTGGATATCACCGATGCCCGCAGCAACACCTTTCAGCTGGAGTGGCCGAGAGGTTCGGGAGTCGTTCGCGAGTTCCCCGAGGTCGATCGCGTCGGCTGGTTTCCGGTGGCACACGCAAGGAACAAGCTGCTCAAAGGACAGCGCCCGTTCCTCGACCGCCTGATGGCTCATCCCTCGCTGGCGGGCTTGCGCGAAGACCGCTGA
- a CDS encoding DUF7159 family protein translates to MDIVMGVSMAPENVRMVLVEGENADGATVEEDTIPISTDGNNQEPATLTAPNQVVSAILGTRESATQGGHQVTSTGVTWTDPAEAAALRDLLAAHKMENVMLVSAFLSAAALTQTVGNAVGYDHTALLFVEPDTATLAVVDTADGSVTDVQTRQLPADDEAAVAALTEMVAGAEVLDSRPDGIFVVGSDVDVAKIKPQLEAATSLLVNAPDEPEMALARGAALASAHAPLFESSTAAQAYAQVPGAGVVEPGAPAEATMAAPGYAAFVGQGDYDATEMTQALAYSADPDSAANAYTAVAGAEGAGLAAADAADVHEEERPTRKPFVVALGVLTIFVVGVAALAIALALDIRPKVNDRPNLGQRMVVPTNQAPAPPQAPAPTAPAPAAPAPAPAAPAPPAPAPAAPAPALPAPPPVAPAPPPVAPPPAPVAPPQLPVPANPIPAPNVPGPGIPGPNIPGPPVPGIGHGGGGPGIPGLGGGGIPGIPHF, encoded by the coding sequence GTGGACATCGTAATGGGTGTGTCGATGGCACCTGAGAATGTCCGCATGGTGCTGGTTGAAGGGGAAAACGCCGACGGCGCCACCGTCGAGGAAGACACCATTCCGATCAGCACTGACGGAAATAACCAAGAGCCGGCAACCTTGACCGCGCCAAATCAGGTCGTGTCGGCGATCCTGGGCACCCGAGAAAGCGCAACCCAAGGCGGTCACCAGGTGACCTCCACTGGGGTGACATGGACCGATCCGGCAGAGGCGGCGGCACTGCGTGACCTGCTGGCCGCGCACAAGATGGAAAACGTCATGCTGGTCTCGGCCTTCCTGTCCGCGGCCGCGCTAACTCAAACGGTCGGCAACGCGGTCGGTTACGACCACACCGCGCTGCTTTTCGTGGAACCGGATACTGCGACCTTGGCGGTCGTCGACACGGCCGACGGGTCCGTCACTGATGTGCAGACACGGCAGTTGCCGGCTGATGACGAGGCCGCCGTAGCAGCGCTCACCGAGATGGTCGCCGGCGCAGAGGTGTTGGACTCCCGACCGGATGGGATTTTCGTGGTCGGCTCCGATGTCGATGTCGCCAAGATCAAGCCGCAGTTGGAGGCGGCGACCTCGCTTCTGGTGAATGCCCCCGACGAACCTGAGATGGCGCTGGCGCGCGGCGCGGCACTGGCCTCGGCGCACGCGCCTTTGTTCGAATCGTCCACCGCCGCACAGGCTTACGCGCAAGTTCCAGGCGCGGGCGTCGTCGAGCCCGGCGCGCCTGCTGAGGCCACGATGGCTGCTCCCGGATATGCGGCGTTTGTGGGCCAGGGTGACTATGACGCCACCGAAATGACGCAAGCCCTGGCCTACAGCGCCGATCCGGACAGTGCAGCCAACGCCTACACCGCTGTGGCGGGCGCGGAAGGCGCCGGACTGGCCGCCGCGGATGCGGCCGACGTCCACGAGGAAGAACGGCCGACACGCAAGCCTTTCGTGGTGGCGCTCGGCGTATTGACGATCTTTGTCGTCGGTGTTGCCGCGCTGGCGATCGCGTTGGCGCTTGATATCCGGCCGAAAGTCAACGACCGGCCCAACCTCGGACAGCGGATGGTGGTACCGACCAACCAAGCGCCGGCACCGCCGCAAGCGCCTGCGCCGACAGCGCCGGCTCCAGCAGCTCCGGCGCCTGCCCCCGCCGCGCCCGCACCTCCGGCGCCCGCTCCGGCAGCTCCGGCGCCGGCTCTCCCGGCACCTCCGCCGGTCGCGCCCGCACCTCCACCGGTCGCACCGCCGCCGGCTCCGGTTGCACCGCCACAGCTACCCGTGCCGGCCAATCCCATCCCTGCGCCGAACGTGCCCGGTCCCGGGATTCCTGGCCCGAACATCCCGGGCCCGCCCGTCCCGGGCATCGGCCACGGCGGCGGAGGCCCAGGCATTCCAGGGCTTGGTGGCGGCGGCATTCCCGGCATACCGCACTTCTAA
- a CDS encoding DUF2510 domain-containing protein, with translation MTNVLNSLNSLVWLLVLILIIAAVVVVVRALVAPREGPPASSEPPVVHHQPVVQQPIQTSGLAPGWYPDQNHPNSVRYFDGRVWTSATQPRS, from the coding sequence ATGACCAACGTCCTCAACTCGCTGAACTCGCTGGTCTGGCTTCTGGTCCTGATTCTCATTATTGCCGCGGTCGTGGTGGTGGTGCGGGCGCTGGTGGCGCCGAGGGAAGGCCCGCCAGCGTCCAGCGAACCACCCGTCGTCCACCATCAACCTGTCGTGCAACAACCCATACAGACGAGCGGGTTAGCGCCGGGCTGGTACCCCGACCAGAACCACCCCAATTCGGTGCGCTACTTCGATGGTCGGGTCTGGACCTCGGCTACTCAGCCTCGCAGTTAG
- a CDS encoding nucleoside deaminase yields MIADEDLIRAALVVAATAGPRDVPVGAVIMGPDGTELARAVNAREALGDPTAHAEILAMRTAATVLGDGWRLEGTTLAVTVEPCTMCAGALVMARVARLVFGAWEPKTGAVGSLWDVVRDRRLNHRPEVRGGVLADECAALLEAFFARQRLG; encoded by the coding sequence GTGATCGCAGACGAGGACTTGATCCGAGCCGCGCTCGTGGTCGCCGCCACCGCGGGTCCGCGTGACGTCCCGGTCGGTGCGGTGATCATGGGCCCTGACGGAACGGAGCTGGCGCGCGCCGTCAACGCCCGCGAGGCACTCGGTGATCCGACGGCGCACGCCGAGATTCTGGCGATGCGGACCGCCGCCACTGTGCTCGGCGACGGTTGGCGATTGGAGGGCACCACGCTGGCCGTCACCGTCGAACCGTGCACGATGTGCGCCGGCGCCTTGGTGATGGCGCGGGTGGCGCGGCTGGTGTTCGGGGCATGGGAACCCAAAACCGGAGCGGTTGGCTCGCTGTGGGACGTGGTGCGGGATCGACGGCTCAACCATCGCCCGGAGGTGCGGGGCGGCGTGCTGGCCGACGAATGCGCGGCGCTGCTGGAGGCCTTCTTTGCCCGGCAGCGATTGGGGTGA
- a CDS encoding tRNA adenosine deaminase-associated protein, translating into MGAQRASAQDPSADTPDGFGVAVVREDGKWRCSAMRPKVLTSLTAAETELRELRSAGAVFGLIDVDDEFFVIVRPAPSGTRLLLSDATAALDYDIAAEVLENLDAEIDPEDLEDAEPFEEGDLGLLSDIGLPEAVLGVILDETDLYADEQLTRIAQEMGFADELSAVLERLGR; encoded by the coding sequence ATGGGAGCACAACGGGCCTCCGCGCAGGACCCGTCTGCGGACACGCCGGACGGCTTCGGCGTCGCCGTTGTTCGCGAAGACGGCAAATGGCGTTGTTCTGCCATGCGCCCCAAAGTGCTGACCAGTTTGACTGCCGCCGAGACGGAACTTCGCGAATTGCGAAGCGCTGGAGCTGTTTTCGGGCTGATCGATGTCGACGACGAATTCTTCGTCATCGTGCGGCCGGCGCCGTCGGGAACCCGGCTGTTGTTGTCGGATGCCACCGCGGCGCTGGACTACGACATTGCCGCCGAGGTTCTGGAGAACCTGGACGCCGAAATCGATCCGGAAGATCTCGAGGACGCCGAACCGTTCGAGGAAGGCGATCTCGGGTTGCTCTCTGACATCGGCCTACCGGAGGCGGTGCTGGGCGTCATCCTTGACGAGACCGACTTGTACGCCGACGAGCAGTTGACGCGCATCGCGCAGGAGATGGGTTTCGCCGACGAGCTGTCGGCCGTGCTCGAGCGTCTCGGTCGGTGA
- a CDS encoding prephenate dehydrogenase — protein MCVLGLGLIGGSLMRAATAAGYEVFGYNRSVEGVQAARFDGFDATTDINEALKRAADVDALIVLAVPMPALPSMLSHIRECAPNCPLTDVTSVKSAVLEEVTAAGLQARFVGGHPMTGTAHSGWAAGHARLFTGAPWVIAVDDHVDPAVWSMVMTLALDCGSVVVPAKSDEHDAAAAAISHLPHLLAEALAVTAGEVPLAFALAAGSFRDGTRVAASAPDLVRAMCEANSEHLLPTLDRALQLLTRARDALANNNSVAELVDGGHAARTRYDSFSRPDIVTVFIGAENWREELAAEGRAGGVIRSALPSLGSPR, from the coding sequence ATGTGCGTGCTGGGGCTCGGATTGATCGGTGGATCGCTGATGCGGGCAGCCACGGCCGCAGGCTACGAGGTGTTCGGCTACAACCGCTCGGTAGAGGGCGTGCAGGCGGCACGATTCGACGGCTTCGACGCCACCACCGACATCAACGAAGCCCTCAAACGCGCGGCTGACGTCGACGCGCTGATCGTGCTGGCCGTTCCGATGCCGGCCTTGCCGAGCATGCTCTCGCACATCCGCGAGTGCGCGCCCAACTGTCCGCTGACCGATGTCACCAGCGTCAAAAGCGCGGTCCTCGAGGAAGTCACCGCGGCCGGCCTGCAGGCCCGGTTCGTGGGCGGGCACCCGATGACGGGAACCGCGCACTCCGGTTGGGCCGCTGGGCACGCCCGGCTGTTCACCGGCGCTCCCTGGGTAATCGCCGTGGACGACCACGTGGACCCCGCGGTGTGGTCGATGGTGATGACGTTGGCGCTGGACTGCGGATCGGTCGTGGTACCCGCGAAATCCGACGAGCACGACGCCGCCGCGGCCGCCATCTCGCATCTGCCGCACTTGCTTGCCGAGGCGCTCGCCGTCACCGCCGGGGAGGTTCCGCTGGCCTTCGCCTTGGCCGCGGGCTCCTTCCGCGATGGCACCAGGGTCGCCGCCAGCGCACCGGATCTGGTGCGCGCGATGTGCGAAGCCAACTCCGAGCACCTGCTGCCCACGCTGGACCGCGCCCTGCAACTGCTGACCCGCGCCCGCGATGCGCTGGCCAACAACAACTCGGTCGCCGAGCTTGTCGACGGCGGGCACGCCGCGCGCACCCGCTACGACAGCTTCTCGCGACCGGATATCGTCACCGTGTTCATCGGCGCGGAGAACTGGCGCGAAGAATTAGCCGCCGAGGGCCGAGCCGGCGGTGTGATCAGATCCGCTCTGCCAAGCCTGGGTAGTCCACGATGA
- a CDS encoding putative glycolipid-binding domain-containing protein, whose amino-acid sequence MLTWRAHDASRMESVRVQLSGKRIKANGRIVAAATEASPAFGAYYDLQTDETGATKRLGLTVTLAERERQLSVARDEENMWLVTDHRGESRHAYDGALDVDVVFSPFFNALPIRRCALHEQAESITLPMVYVRLPEMSVDAATVSYTSTGDRSQGIKLHSPVAKTTVTVDADGFIVDYPGLAERI is encoded by the coding sequence ATGCTGACCTGGCGTGCGCACGACGCCTCGCGGATGGAGTCGGTGCGAGTCCAGTTGTCGGGCAAGCGAATTAAAGCCAACGGGCGCATTGTGGCGGCCGCCACAGAAGCCAGTCCGGCGTTCGGTGCCTACTACGACTTGCAGACCGACGAGACCGGCGCCACAAAGCGGCTCGGCCTGACTGTGACGCTGGCCGAGCGGGAACGTCAGCTCTCTGTCGCACGTGACGAAGAGAACATGTGGCTGGTGACCGATCATCGGGGTGAGTCGCGTCACGCCTACGACGGTGCCCTGGACGTCGACGTGGTGTTCAGTCCGTTCTTCAACGCGTTGCCGATTCGTCGCTGCGCCCTGCACGAGCAGGCCGAGTCGATCACATTGCCGATGGTCTACGTCCGGCTGCCCGAGATGTCGGTGGACGCGGCTACCGTCAGCTACACCAGCACCGGCGACCGCAGCCAGGGCATCAAGTTGCACTCGCCGGTCGCCAAGACAACGGTCACGGTGGACGCCGACGGGTTCATCGTGGACTACCCAGGCTTGGCAGAGCGGATCTGA
- a CDS encoding ABC transporter permease encodes MNYLTQALSYLFTADNWLGPVGLAARTLEHLEYTAAAVVVSAVIAIPIGMIIGHTGRGTLVVVGLVNGLRALPTLGVLLLGVLWWGLGLGPPIVALMLLGIPPLLAGTYAGISNVDRTVVDAARAMGMTETQVLLRAEVPNALPLIVGGLRTATLQVVATATVAAYASLGGLGRYLIDGIKVRQFHIAVVGALMVAALALILDAALAFAVWLSVPGTGRLGPRRIDGAPQQPASDGLSGEPEPVPAPG; translated from the coding sequence ATGAATTATCTGACTCAGGCCCTGTCCTACCTTTTCACCGCCGACAACTGGCTCGGGCCGGTCGGGTTGGCGGCCCGCACCCTCGAGCACCTGGAGTACACCGCTGCCGCCGTGGTGGTTTCGGCGGTGATCGCGATCCCGATCGGGATGATCATCGGGCACACCGGTCGCGGCACGCTTGTCGTGGTGGGTCTCGTCAACGGGCTGCGCGCGTTGCCGACCCTGGGTGTACTGCTGCTGGGCGTGTTGTGGTGGGGGCTGGGTCTGGGGCCGCCGATCGTGGCGCTGATGCTGCTGGGTATCCCGCCGCTGCTGGCCGGCACGTACGCGGGCATCTCCAATGTCGACCGCACCGTCGTCGACGCCGCGCGTGCCATGGGCATGACCGAAACACAGGTGCTGCTGCGGGCCGAGGTCCCCAACGCGCTGCCGCTCATCGTGGGAGGCTTGCGCACCGCGACGCTTCAGGTCGTTGCGACCGCGACGGTGGCGGCCTACGCCAGTCTCGGCGGGCTGGGCCGCTATCTGATCGACGGCATCAAGGTGCGCCAATTCCACATCGCGGTCGTGGGCGCGCTGATGGTGGCAGCGCTGGCGTTGATCCTCGATGCCGCGCTGGCTTTTGCGGTGTGGCTGTCGGTTCCCGGCACCGGTCGGCTCGGCCCGCGTCGCATAGACGGCGCGCCGCAACAGCCAGCCAGCGATGGGCTCAGCGGTGAACCTGAGCCGGTGCCGGCCCCCGGTTGA